Within Astyanax mexicanus isolate ESR-SI-001 chromosome 2, AstMex3_surface, whole genome shotgun sequence, the genomic segment TTAAGCAAATTAACAAATACATTGTAAAATGTTTAACCAATAATCAGGTTTCCTAACAACTCTCAAAATCTCATGAGCATTCATAATACAAACCTGTAAAGCAGCGGTAGATTCTTCACTAGGCAGCGAATCGATCAACACATCAACATCTTTCGCTGTCCTTGCAATCAGGGCTGCAAAAAGCTGTGCATATTCTGTGGCAAAAAAGACACAGCGATTAGCCTGAAGCAGCATGGAACAAACAATCACATTGGTTTGAAAACATTAATAACTGCCTGTTAAGCTTTAATAAATGTGTCACTGTGAGATGATGAGAATTTGTTTGGACCTTCTGTGGGGTTTGATGGCTGGTCCTTGTTGATGGCTGTCTGAATGTTGCTGAAGGAAGCAGGTGGCGCACATTGCTGCAGAACTCCAATGGCATTGCAGAACTGATCAGCCAACTACATCACGCAAAATCAAGACAAACATAAAACTGAAATTTTACTGCATGTAGAACTCAAAtaaaacccccccaaaaaaatcacaatttttgtAAATCACTCTGACTTTTGGGTGTGGAGGAATCTGATCTGATAACATATAAACTCTTACATTAATATTGTTTTCTACCAGCTGCAAATCAAATGATATAGTTTATATTGAAACACTAACATGTATACTATTTTTAGCATATGTTATTGTAGTGTTTCTGATGAAGTGAGTAGAGTCACACATGGAACTGATGAGCTCTGTCTGGCTTTAGTTACTACTGAGCCTGGTGTGGTTCCACAGTAATGAAGTTGGTTTAATGAGAAGTCTGAAGAAAGGAGAAAGGTGGTCTGGGACACCAGACTTGACTGTTGAGACTTTTAATGGTGTTGCATGCTTTATTAGGCAGAACATTTATGAAGGTGATAACTAGAGCCTCTGAAGTAGTGGGTGATTAGAGTAAGTAATCTATTGTAATGTAATTCCGACTAGTAAGAACTGTAGTTTTGgacatcaatattattattattaatctcaaATTATATTGCACATATACTACAAATATCCTAAATGCACTTCCACCAGTCAAAAGTACAACCCTCCTTGACACAATGTAtaccctcaggcaacaaaccattttgttgttttttacacaATAGCATACTTTACCTTATTTACCtaatagttagtttttttttggaatgttacAATGCATGTCTACTTCAAATACAATAATGTGTATGTGTGggccataaataaaaatatttatgtgCAAGATATTCTTTTATTCTTCTTGTAAAGtttctaaaacagtgttttttccgCTGCCTTCGGGCAACATTGTGTAATAAAGCAGTGGCTCTCATTTCCTGCTAAAATTGAGATAGAGAGCCAAAGAGGTGCTGATTAAACATTGTTAATACTCAATATTCATTTTACAAATATGTGTACATAAAGTCTTTCCTAGTCAGATAGTGAAAATATCTGAAGATAACATTAGTAATGTAGAAATCAATCAATGTTAAGCTACATATAACTAGTCAAAATGACACTGTGTCATTCTGGTAATATGACTAGTCAAAATATCTGTATAGATCAGTAGGTCTGATATCATTACTGGTAAACATGTCATTACtgatattttcacatttttttaatgtacatgTTTTAAGATTAAAATCCTAATGTAATACAAATAATAGAACAACAATTTCAAaacttatttttaacattttgttgtaGCAATTACTAATCCTACGGAAGGTAAAACATTTAATCAaagcagttgaattgttaaattaaCGGTTGAAACAAACCCGTAgaattaaaaatacacttttaaaatgagctAGTTATATctccagcactcctacattctctAAACGAGGTCAGATGAATGAACTGTGCTGTAATTCTGTCAGGATGTTTAGTAGCTAACCTATGTGTCACTAAGGGACTTCATGAGATAAAATGACTGAGAAAGTGCTTTACTTGACACATCATTTAATGGGTCTGTGAGACgagtcaccatgggctcttttgggttaactAGTAAAACCTAACCCATCTAAACGAGctaacctatctatctatctacattgaGAAGGTCCTGAATTGTACCTTTTTTCTGGTAACTTAAGTACTGAGCTCGAGCTGTATCACTACTGTCATTTTATGCTAAACGACCTAACAGAAATTAGCTTAACGTCAGTTAGTGTAGCCTTGTAAGCTAGCGTAGTAGTTAATACAGTAGTAATACAGAAAACATTTAAAGATATTAGGTCTTGTTTCGGAGAGACTAGCTAAGTTATTAACTTAGTTAGATACCGCGAATATCTGTCATGCCAACAAGTCTGGATTTATCTAGCGGCGACCAAACGTGTCTAACATTAATGAACTAACTAACATGTATTATTGCATAGCCTATCTTTAACATGTCTAGTTGGCCGGCTAGTTACTCCTCTAGCCCATCATAGCTGTAGCGTTAGCTGTATCTGGCTAACGCTCGCCGCAGTTTCATTTCAGTCATGAGTAAAAGAACAGCAGCACCTCCCATTCCCCACAAACACACCAACTGAGAACTAGACCTGCTTTTTACCTCACACAGTGCGACATTCGTAAAGaattaacagtttaaaacacATAATTTTGATCTTACTGAGTTGACTGCGTCCTGCAGCTGTGTTAGCCTGTCCGCCATCTTTTCTGGTTATCGCCCCCCGCCGGCCGGAGGGCTAACGTCGCGGGCGCGCTCACGTGACCGTGGGGGCGAGATGGTGAGAGCGTGAgcgtgagtgtgagagagtgtgagtatgtacaggagagagagagagagcgcgggctgacagtgtgagagaaggagagagggagcgagcggcggctggtggtggtggtgtgtagaTCATGCGCcaggcctgctgctgctgccggaggAGGCTCGGTGgaggtctgctgctgctgctggccgtGTCCGTTGTGTGTGTCGGGGATCCGTTCCTCGGCCCGAGGGGCAGAAGATGAGCTCTGTGATCGGGAGAAGAGCtgctggaggaggtggaggtggtttCTGCGGTTTACTGTTTGTCGTCCTTTCCTGTCTTCGGGTTCTGCAGGCGCAGGATGAGAGTAAGTTTCTCTTTCGGGCTCCTGAGCTCTGTTTACACACTTGACAATCCGCATAGGAACACAAACAGCAGCTGCGATTTCTGCTGAAGTTTCGGCTGAGACGCTTTAAACTGTTAATCTGAGTAAACTAAGATAACATAACCTGGCTGATCTGTGCAGAAACCGAATAGAACTAGCTAGAAGTGAACTAGATTATTTTAGCTGTCTGATTGTGTATACATGTAGGTTAATTCTGAAACGGACCTCTTGTGTATTATTCGAGATTTGttgaatatattttgtattttatttttttaggaccACCTTAAATAGATCCACGAGTAACTACAGGCTGTAGCTCAGTTCACAGCGCCTGAGAGACAGAATGGGGGGACTGctgctccatttaaggtggactgacaCAGTCGAACATGGAGACACTTGGGGTTAGCTAACTGTTAGATAGCCAACTCTTGCCTTTTTCATGTAtactgttagctagctatcttgtaAAAGGCTTACTTTAAgactgtctctccctttctctcgtCTTGtatattaatttactttattctGACAGTAATTTGGCGGGATTTGTCTGTGAGCATTAACCCTCACGTGAGCGTGATCTAATGGTCAATAGTAATAGTTCAAAGCAGTGGTTAAACCATTTCAGTGTCCTTTCTATTAGGGTTGCGCGATAATATCAGAATTAAATAACTAAATTGGTATGGgccaaaatgtctttttttttatcacactcATCTGACCATTTGGGTGATATTTCAAACCGTTTGACGTATTTATTGTATGTAAAAAAGGAACCAAGAAACCCTGGCCACACTAATATAATTGGCTGACATTGGCCAtgctactttaaaatccattaatgtttaaaaaagggTTTAGAGCAGTGAGTCTAGGTGAGGACCAGTTAAGTAAATGTGAAAgcagaaaatgtgaaaacaaattaaattgtaTTGTTAGCATACAGCTGgttgaaaaaaaagcaaataaatgttacatttgtttccAAAGTTATACTAGAGTGTATAGTCTTTCTctctgttataaatgtgtatatcggtATCGGCAGAAACATAATGTCAGATATCGGCCTAGAATTCCGACGTGTGCATCCCTActttttattttgatattatttgaGCCAAATTTGTCTTCTTTAGATGTGAGGTTTCTGCCATAAATTTTCTGTCCTGATAGTCTAACAAGAATAAGTTCTTGCTtctttactttatattatattattgttaaaaATATGAAACCACTGTAGATCATAAACTGTTCAGAAGAACTAAGTTATCTATAtacatttatgtgttttttttctgggtaGTTGAACAGTATTTATGTACTCCAAGGACAAAGGTATTGAAACTTACTACTGATTAACTGATTCTTCAAAAATCAACACACATTCTCAGCTCCCCATTTTATGCCAAATGTACTGAATTACtactctagcccacacctggcattaggcatgccagtaggtttatgttttttctgctccagagagtcctgttctattgACAGTAATTCTCTGCAGGGActagaaaagctgtgtgtgtatttgcacatttgtgtcagcaatggagaCAACATAAAGTGGTTTACTGCAGTCACTGGAAGGCCTataactagagctgggcgatatgggaaaaaatcttatcacgatatagttttccatatcagtcgatatcgatatgtatcacgatataaatcaaatcactttgtgtcacacttaaaggtttgtttttattagtgagagaataagggagtgatggaagttttatcacaatatttttttctgtatctccataattattagggctggcccgaatagcattttttgagctccggatatttggcagtaattggtagcgaatattccaatattagtttaaaaaaaaaaacaaattaatcatgaacgcgagccagaacccgagcttgaacgtcagcctgactcaggcgctgcatgaactcgggcttttttccaattttttccaattttccatgactgaaaaaaaacttgggctataagctcaatattaaatatttcgtttgtttagaaattattttatattcttaaaccatgttaaattatattagattagtagggctggcccgaatagcgttttttgagctcagaatattgggcactgattggcagccaatattggaatatt encodes:
- the med21 gene encoding mediator of RNA polymerase II transcription subunit 21; the protein is MADRLTQLQDAVNSLADQFCNAIGVLQQCAPPASFSNIQTAINKDQPSNPTEEYAQLFAALIARTAKDVDVLIDSLPSEESTAALQAASLRQLEEENHEAAARLEEVVYRGDLLLEKIQSALADIAQSQLRTRSGTSSQSMTPES